A genomic stretch from Erigeron canadensis isolate Cc75 chromosome 9, C_canadensis_v1, whole genome shotgun sequence includes:
- the LOC122583767 gene encoding probable receptor-like protein kinase At2g23200, whose amino-acid sequence MSSLEDEFQRSLDALRIPFEKIESATLIAESFSSGDLYRAQLVLQSEEKIDILVRAFEVTQYTFLKIVMIVMLKHENISPTLHCALDDSALNLSESGRIFLIHKIEANGNLAEHLSSSAGSTGLTWPQRLSICIGVGQALKFIHDSDFGEPGCYVIHGNIKSSQILLDDEWQPKLQGFESAMVAQRNTLFATNEYNPALQHKDPAYEKSGALTDKSDVFSYGVVLFEVLFGRNASSPPPNEAQEDDWNFAEFARSHCKNKTLDDVIDPDMRKHMDSDSIQIFSKVACACLTEQREERPNMDKVVRELENSLRLQKKHVRSLFAFLFSTFLST is encoded by the coding sequence ATGTCTTCACTTGAGGATGAATTCCAAAGATCCTTGGATGCCTTGAGGATCCCATTTGAGAAGATAGAATCGGCTACTCTCATCGCAGAAAGCTTCTCCTCTGGAGACTTATACAGGGCACAACTAGTCTTGCAATCAGAAGAAAAGATCGATATTCTAGTACGGGCGTTCGAGGTGACACAGTATACTTTCTTAAAGATAGTGATGATAGTTATGCTCAAACACGAAAATATCAGCCCCACCTTACATTGTGCTTTGGATGATTCTGCTTTGAATCTTTCCGAGAGCGGTAGAATATTCTTGATACATAAGATTGAGGCCAATGGAAATCTGGCGGAACATTTATCATCATCAGCTGGGTCAACCGGCCTCACATGGCCGCAAAGGCTGAGCATATGTATCGGCGTCGGACAAGCATTAAAATTCATTCATGATTCTGACTTCGGGGAACCCGGTTGTTATGTGATACATGGCAACATCAAGAGCTCGCAAATTTTACTAGACGACGAATGGCAACCAAAGTTACAAGGTTTTGAATCTGCCATGGTAGCCCAAAGAAATACTCTTTTTGCTACTAACGAATATAACCCCGCATTACAACATAAGGACCCGGCATATGAAAAGTCCGGAGCTTTGACCGACAAGTCCGACGTGTTCTCCTACGGAGTTGTTTTGTTCGAAGTCTTGTTTGGGAGGAATGCTTCTAGTCCTCCTCCAAACGAGGCGCAAGAGGATGATTGGAATTTTGCTGAATTTGCCAGATCCCATTGCAAGAACAAAACGCTGGATGATGTGATAGATCCAGATATGCGGAAACATATGGACTCAGACTCGATTCAGATCTTCTCAAAAGTAGCATGTGCTTGCTTAACAGAGCAACGAGAAGAACGCCCAAATATGGATAAGGTTGTCAGGGAACTTGAGAATTCCTTGAGACTTCAAAAGAAGCATGTAAGATCTTTATTTGCCTTTTTGTTTTCTACCTTTTTATCTACCTAA